One part of the Cyclobacteriaceae bacterium genome encodes these proteins:
- a CDS encoding SBBP repeat-containing protein: MKIFLSSTVLLCLFSVILTAQNLGSNGVGFIENKGQILDQNKKPISEILYLFPTANNNVTLRTDGFSYDTYNLEYGNKLKTESQSKTGNTNPKKMYHRVDVYFKNANPKVLIEASEKATDYLVYATGINSDNNLVSHFNKITYKNIYPGIDVEFIANQSSNKPFEYNFILHPAANINDIRLLYKGSDSGSLLNGNIVLTLTHGQVTETIPASYFLKSKIPVDISYDLISINENELLVGFSGSISSQSEESLVIDPTPHLSWGSYYGGSSFDQGEAIAIDGSGNVYIAGSTNSTGSIATSGAHQTTISGTNDAFIAKFNNAGVRQWATYFGGTSDDSAIGIAIDDSGNVYVVGETRSSSSISTSGAHQTTLSGSVDAFIIKLNSSGVRQWSTYYGGSGTDWAEGVCTDGSGNLFVVGTTTSTNSIATSGAHQTTYGGGIQDAFIVKFNENGVRQWGSYYGGSGSDYGEGVSIDGSGNIYITGGAYSTSGIATTGAYQTSHSGNGDAFLAKLNSNGVRQWGTYYGGSGSDYSEDVAVDGSGNIYIVGSTASTSSIATTGAHQTSHAGGTLDCFIVKFNSSGARQWGTYYGGTQSDNARCIATDGSNNIYITGNTQSTGGIATSGAYKTSYGGGIDAFLAKFNSSGARQWGSYYGGSGQESGQGISAYGSGEANVYLVGYTASSSSIATSGAHQITYGGGSYDAFIAKFTCDPTGTISVVGNFCQDGYVQLTAGSGSSYSWSTGATTQVITVYAGGAYSVSYISPTGCNKTAQTYVDDNCPSCPDPYNPLCPCPPGENCARMRTPDAEQEQDLIESSQPGLFPNPAKTEFNVTLSTSANFDTKIELCDMNGKAVITDIIKAGEKNKTINTQLLSMGVFLVRYMDNGVLQVKKIVIAGD; this comes from the coding sequence ATGAAAATCTTTCTATCGAGTACAGTACTATTATGCTTGTTTTCAGTCATCCTAACCGCTCAAAATCTAGGCTCTAATGGGGTCGGTTTTATTGAGAATAAGGGTCAGATTTTGGATCAAAATAAAAAACCTATCTCTGAGATTTTGTATTTGTTTCCAACAGCAAACAACAACGTAACTTTAAGAACTGATGGGTTCAGCTATGATACCTACAATTTAGAATACGGAAATAAACTTAAGACCGAGTCTCAAAGCAAAACCGGGAACACTAATCCCAAAAAAATGTATCATCGAGTCGATGTTTATTTTAAGAATGCAAATCCAAAAGTGCTAATTGAGGCAAGCGAAAAAGCTACTGACTATCTGGTTTATGCTACTGGAATAAATAGTGATAATAATTTAGTGTCTCATTTCAACAAAATAACTTATAAAAATATCTACCCCGGAATAGATGTGGAGTTTATAGCCAATCAAAGTAGCAACAAGCCATTTGAATATAATTTTATACTTCATCCAGCTGCGAATATTAATGACATTCGATTATTATATAAGGGCTCAGATTCTGGTAGTTTGTTAAATGGAAATATTGTTCTCACTCTCACACACGGCCAAGTTACCGAGACCATTCCCGCTAGTTATTTTCTAAAGAGTAAAATACCCGTAGACATTAGTTACGATCTCATTTCAATTAATGAAAATGAGTTATTAGTTGGATTTTCAGGTTCGATTTCTAGTCAAAGTGAAGAAAGCCTAGTTATTGACCCTACACCCCATCTTTCATGGGGTAGCTATTATGGTGGCTCATCGTTCGATCAAGGTGAGGCAATTGCGATTGATGGAAGTGGGAATGTATACATTGCTGGTTCTACCAATTCCACGGGATCTATTGCGACTTCAGGAGCACATCAGACAACAATTTCAGGTACCAATGATGCTTTTATTGCAAAGTTCAATAACGCAGGAGTGAGGCAGTGGGCTACATATTTCGGTGGCACATCAGATGATTCTGCAATAGGTATTGCTATCGATGATTCTGGAAATGTATATGTTGTTGGTGAAACGAGATCAAGTTCTTCTATTTCAACTTCAGGCGCACATCAGACAACTCTTTCTGGTAGTGTTGATGCTTTTATAATTAAGCTGAACTCAAGCGGAGTTAGACAATGGTCTACCTACTATGGAGGAAGTGGTACAGATTGGGCAGAAGGTGTTTGTACGGATGGCTCTGGCAATCTATTTGTTGTTGGAACCACTACTTCAACAAACTCAATTGCAACTTCCGGTGCACATCAAACTACCTATGGTGGTGGAATTCAAGACGCTTTCATTGTAAAGTTTAATGAAAACGGTGTGAGACAATGGGGATCATATTACGGAGGAAGTGGTTCGGATTATGGTGAGGGTGTTAGCATCGATGGATCAGGTAATATATATATTACAGGTGGAGCATATTCAACATCAGGTATAGCAACAACAGGCGCTTATCAAACAAGTCATTCTGGAAATGGTGATGCGTTTTTAGCTAAACTTAATAGTAACGGAGTAAGGCAATGGGGTACTTACTATGGCGGTTCTGGAAGCGATTATTCAGAAGATGTTGCTGTAGACGGTTCAGGCAATATCTATATTGTAGGAAGTACTGCATCCACCAGCTCTATTGCCACAACTGGGGCACATCAAACTTCACATGCAGGAGGAACATTAGACTGTTTCATTGTAAAATTTAATAGCAGCGGAGCAAGACAATGGGGTACCTATTATGGCGGCACACAAAGTGATAATGCTAGGTGTATAGCAACAGACGGCTCCAATAACATTTATATAACTGGTAATACACAATCTACAGGTGGCATTGCCACAAGTGGGGCTTATAAAACCTCTTATGGAGGCGGAATAGATGCTTTTCTAGCAAAATTCAATTCAAGTGGAGCAAGACAATGGGGTTCCTACTATGGAGGTTCTGGTCAAGAATCTGGTCAAGGTATTTCTGCTTATGGCTCAGGGGAAGCAAATGTATATTTAGTTGGGTATACTGCATCAAGTTCATCTATTGCTACATCTGGTGCACATCAAATTACATATGGGGGCGGCTCTTATGATGCATTCATTGCAAAATTTACGTGTGACCCAACAGGAACTATTTCTGTGGTTGGCAACTTTTGCCAAGATGGATATGTGCAATTGACAGCTGGAAGTGGAAGTTCGTATTCTTGGTCAACTGGTGCCACAACTCAGGTTATAACGGTTTATGCAGGCGGGGCATATTCAGTTTCATACATATCCCCAACTGGCTGTAACAAGACAGCTCAAACTTACGTGGATGATAATTGTCCTAGCTGTCCCGATCCCTACAATCCCCTGTGTCCATGTCCACCTGGTGAAAACTGCGCACGTATGAGAACACCTGATGCCGAACAAGAGCAGGATTTGATAGAATCATCTCAACCTGGGCTATTTCCAAATCCAGCAAAAACTGAGTTTAATGTTACATTGTCTACCTCAGCAAATTTTGATACTAAAATTGAACTTTGTGATATGAATGGAAAGGCTGTGATAACCGATATAATCAAGGCTGGTGAAAAAAATAAAACAATCAATACACAACTACTTTCAATGGGAGTTTTTTTAGTAAGGTACATGGACAATGGCGTGCTTCAGGTCAAAAAAATAGTTATTGCGGGTGATTAA
- the sppA gene encoding signal peptide peptidase SppA: MNFFKSFLAALLALTVFTVVSFLLMIGILASLGAEEKVVVSNNSVLHLKLDAQITEQEVENPFAGLPFPGGEVQNIGLLKLKETIRHAKSDPKIQGIFLNVSFPMTGFSTLGEIRQSLIDFKESGKWVVAYADAMSEPAYYLASVADKVYLNPEGEVEFNGLTVEISFFKKLFDKLEIKPEIFRVGDFKSAVEPFMLEKMSNENRLQLTSLINSIYDHVLSGISESRNIPQQKLREISDKMLVRNAKLAVEHGLVDDLLYYDEVLDELRGRLGLKETEKVKFIARNKYNKSISERKGSADEIAVIVADGTIMPGKSSEGIIGSATITEEIRKARLNKKVKAIVVRVNSPGGAFQASDAMWREVKLATEVKPVIASMSDYAASGGYYLAMAADTIVAQPHTITGSIGIFSVLFDASGFLGNKLGITFDEVNTGEFGELVTISRPLTQGEKNVWQTRTEEIYETFTGKAAEGRSMNQDDLKKVASGRVWTGSQAIERRLVDVLGGYNDAIDIAAKAAGLADYSLKLYPRQKPFFEQLMESLSENARTNTLKKEMGEYYTWYLQAVKLKQFEGVQARMPFELQIQ; the protein is encoded by the coding sequence ATGAATTTCTTCAAGTCTTTTTTAGCGGCCCTTTTAGCCTTAACGGTTTTTACGGTAGTTAGCTTTTTGCTCATGATTGGCATTTTAGCTTCCCTCGGAGCGGAGGAGAAGGTGGTGGTAAGCAACAATTCTGTATTGCACCTCAAGCTGGATGCCCAGATTACGGAGCAAGAAGTTGAAAACCCTTTTGCGGGACTTCCTTTTCCTGGTGGCGAGGTACAAAATATTGGGCTGTTAAAGCTGAAGGAAACCATTCGACACGCTAAATCCGACCCTAAAATTCAAGGCATCTTTCTAAACGTGAGTTTTCCCATGACCGGCTTCTCGACTTTGGGAGAAATCCGTCAGTCGCTTATTGATTTTAAAGAAAGTGGAAAGTGGGTGGTGGCTTATGCCGATGCGATGTCGGAGCCAGCCTATTACCTGGCCTCTGTTGCCGATAAAGTTTACCTGAACCCGGAAGGTGAAGTGGAATTCAATGGCCTTACGGTGGAGATCAGTTTTTTCAAAAAACTGTTCGACAAACTGGAAATCAAACCTGAGATATTCAGGGTGGGAGATTTCAAAAGCGCGGTAGAGCCTTTCATGCTGGAGAAGATGAGCAACGAAAACCGTTTACAACTTACCTCGTTGATAAACTCTATTTACGATCACGTATTGTCGGGTATTTCAGAATCGCGAAACATTCCTCAACAGAAGCTCCGTGAAATATCCGACAAGATGCTTGTGCGGAATGCGAAACTGGCGGTAGAGCATGGGCTTGTCGATGACTTGTTATACTACGATGAAGTGCTTGACGAACTTCGTGGCCGCCTGGGTTTGAAAGAAACGGAAAAAGTAAAATTCATTGCCCGTAATAAATACAATAAGAGCATAAGTGAAAGGAAAGGAAGTGCAGATGAAATTGCTGTGATTGTTGCGGATGGTACCATTATGCCGGGTAAATCAAGCGAAGGAATTATCGGATCAGCAACCATAACTGAGGAAATACGAAAAGCGCGCCTGAATAAAAAAGTAAAGGCCATTGTGGTGCGTGTGAATTCACCGGGTGGAGCTTTTCAGGCCTCCGATGCTATGTGGCGCGAAGTAAAACTTGCTACAGAAGTTAAACCCGTTATCGCTTCCATGTCCGATTATGCGGCTTCGGGCGGTTATTACCTGGCCATGGCAGCCGATACCATTGTGGCACAACCACACACCATTACAGGATCGATTGGGATATTCAGTGTTTTATTTGACGCCAGCGGTTTTTTAGGAAATAAACTGGGCATCACCTTCGATGAAGTGAACACCGGTGAGTTTGGCGAACTGGTTACCATCAGTCGCCCGTTAACACAAGGTGAGAAAAACGTTTGGCAAACACGCACCGAAGAAATTTATGAAACCTTTACTGGCAAGGCAGCTGAAGGCCGCAGCATGAACCAGGATGATTTGAAGAAAGTGGCTTCGGGCAGAGTGTGGACAGGCTCGCAGGCTATTGAACGCAGATTGGTAGATGTTCTGGGCGGCTATAACGATGCCATTGACATTGCCGCCAAGGCAGCAGGACTTGCTGATTACTCTTTAAAACTTTATCCACGCCAGAAGCCATTCTTTGAGCAGCTTATGGAATCATTAAGCGAGAATGCCCGCACCAATACCCTGAAGAAGGAAATGGGTGAGTATTACACCTGGTATCTACAAGCCGTTAAATTGAAGCAGTTTGAAGGGGTACAGGCCAGGATGCCGTTTGAATTGCAGATTCAATAA
- a CDS encoding 1-acyl-sn-glycerol-3-phosphate acyltransferase: MEVLEKKNKNKQYKPILEGIPDWPVYRLSRNRKEFIEEVAQKSAERIKQLRPTRKQLIDELEATVYREQQRMKRNRWRVDPPDEGKFWSKIKQDLIDLSGKPLDEHNRKEEEILNVIVHRYASEIAGNFKPSSYRFAREMIKFWFSRLLNASRVKKFGGFFRNQYTLRDKIQIVGKVKQLRSLARKGTIVMVPTHFSNLDSILIGWIIHALGLPAFIYGAGLNLFNMKIFAYFMNSLGAYKVDRRKKNLPYLETLKMYSGIAIQRGAHSLFFPGGTRSRSGMIEKMLKLGLLSTTVEAQRNIYLNTPPGEKPQKIFVVPVTLNYHFVLEAPELIDDYLSIKGQDRYLPEQDPHGSWGLVKFMIKFFTKGSNISVSIGRGLDVLGNYVDDEGNSLDVHGRVINTEDYFISNGQLTVDAQRENEYTRMLSQRIVTEYHRINRIFASHLVAFVAFEMWQKKHPKLDLFGLLRLPEEELALDYAEFRKTCKRIRKKIYQLKKEDKANHATHLKGKIDLVIKHGLENVGIFHLKRPLLYNKEGNIITQDLNLLYYYHNRMVGYDLEKFI; this comes from the coding sequence GTGGAAGTACTGGAGAAAAAGAATAAGAACAAGCAATACAAGCCCATTCTGGAAGGAATACCCGACTGGCCGGTATACCGGCTAAGCCGAAACCGGAAGGAATTTATTGAAGAGGTTGCACAGAAATCTGCTGAGCGCATCAAGCAACTTCGCCCAACCCGCAAACAACTTATTGACGAACTGGAAGCCACCGTTTACCGGGAACAACAACGCATGAAGCGTAACCGCTGGCGCGTTGATCCCCCCGATGAAGGTAAATTCTGGTCGAAGATCAAGCAGGATTTAATTGACCTTTCCGGTAAGCCCCTGGATGAGCATAACCGAAAAGAGGAGGAAATCCTGAACGTAATTGTGCATCGGTATGCCAGTGAAATAGCCGGTAACTTTAAACCCAGCTCCTACCGCTTTGCACGGGAGATGATAAAGTTTTGGTTTTCACGATTACTCAATGCCTCACGCGTTAAAAAATTCGGAGGATTCTTTCGCAATCAATATACACTGCGAGACAAGATTCAGATTGTGGGCAAGGTAAAGCAATTGCGCAGCCTGGCACGAAAGGGCACCATCGTAATGGTACCAACACACTTCAGCAATCTTGATTCAATTTTAATTGGCTGGATTATTCATGCCTTAGGTTTACCGGCCTTTATATATGGTGCAGGGTTGAATCTTTTCAACATGAAAATATTCGCCTACTTTATGAACAGCCTCGGAGCGTATAAAGTAGACAGGCGCAAAAAGAATTTGCCTTACCTGGAAACACTGAAGATGTATTCCGGTATTGCCATTCAACGTGGCGCACATAGTTTGTTCTTTCCTGGTGGCACCCGGTCACGCTCAGGTATGATCGAAAAAATGTTGAAGTTGGGATTACTCTCCACCACCGTGGAGGCACAACGGAATATTTATCTCAATACACCCCCCGGGGAAAAACCGCAGAAAATTTTTGTGGTACCCGTTACGCTTAACTATCATTTTGTGCTGGAGGCTCCGGAACTTATTGATGATTATCTATCCATTAAAGGACAAGATCGCTACCTGCCTGAGCAAGATCCGCATGGCAGCTGGGGACTTGTTAAATTTATGATTAAGTTTTTCACGAAAGGATCTAACATTTCCGTATCCATTGGCCGTGGGTTAGATGTGCTGGGCAATTACGTGGATGATGAAGGTAACAGCCTGGATGTACACGGCCGGGTAATCAACACCGAAGACTATTTCATTTCCAACGGCCAGCTTACAGTTGATGCCCAACGGGAGAATGAATATACCCGGATGCTCAGCCAGCGTATTGTTACGGAGTATCATCGCATCAATCGAATTTTCGCGAGCCACCTGGTAGCGTTTGTGGCATTTGAGATGTGGCAAAAAAAACACCCTAAACTGGATTTATTTGGCTTGTTGCGATTGCCGGAAGAAGAGTTAGCGCTTGATTATGCCGAATTCAGAAAAACCTGCAAGCGCATCCGCAAGAAGATTTACCAACTTAAAAAAGAAGATAAGGCGAATCATGCTACACACCTCAAGGGAAAGATAGATTTAGTGATTAAACACGGTCTTGAGAATGTGGGCATATTTCATCTGAAGCGCCCCCTGCTCTACAATAAAGAAGGCAACATCATCACGCAGGATCTCAACCTGCTCTACTATTATCATAACCGGATGGTTGGCTATGACCTCGAAAAATTTATCTGA
- the folK gene encoding 2-amino-4-hydroxy-6-hydroxymethyldihydropteridine diphosphokinase, with translation MTTVHLLLGSNLGNREHNLQLASREIGRLLGPIITASSFYKTAAWGKTDQPEFYNQVVVSTTGKSAEEALQFIRDIEDRLGRKRTEKWGSRIIDIDILFWDDQVISTPELTIPHPGIPQRRFTLIPLQEISPDFIHPILHKSVHELLQECTDRLPVEKVLH, from the coding sequence ATGACAACCGTTCATCTTCTCTTAGGCAGCAACCTAGGTAACCGGGAACACAACTTACAGTTGGCCAGCCGGGAAATTGGTCGGCTTTTAGGGCCGATTATTACAGCCTCTTCTTTTTATAAAACAGCAGCCTGGGGCAAGACAGATCAGCCGGAATTTTATAACCAGGTAGTGGTTTCAACAACCGGAAAATCGGCTGAAGAAGCCCTCCAGTTTATCCGCGACATTGAAGACAGACTGGGCAGAAAACGAACTGAAAAATGGGGTTCACGGATCATCGATATTGACATTTTGTTTTGGGATGATCAGGTCATTTCAACCCCCGAACTAACGATACCTCATCCGGGTATCCCCCAGCGAAGGTTTACGCTGATCCCTTTACAGGAAATTTCTCCGGATTTCATTCACCCCATTCTCCATAAATCTGTTCATGAACTTTTACAAGAATGTACAGATAGGCTACCGGTTGAAAAGGTACTACACTAG
- a CDS encoding thiol-disulfide oxidoreductase DCC family protein produces MSDSLENRPVVLFDGVCNLCSNSVQFIIKRDPTAKFRFASLQSAFGQKLSSQFKLDTQHLHSIILVQGNTFKERSNAALEIARHLSGAWPLLHTFKIVPRFLRDPIYNWVARNRYRWFGKKDECWIPTPDLKNRFLDNLQL; encoded by the coding sequence ATGAGTGATTCGTTAGAAAACCGGCCGGTCGTTTTATTTGACGGTGTTTGTAATCTTTGCAGTAATTCCGTTCAATTCATTATCAAAAGAGATCCAACGGCAAAGTTTCGATTTGCTTCGTTGCAGTCAGCCTTTGGACAAAAGTTGTCAAGCCAGTTTAAACTGGATACACAGCACCTGCATAGTATTATTCTGGTGCAGGGCAATACATTTAAAGAAAGAAGCAACGCTGCATTGGAAATAGCACGACACTTATCGGGTGCCTGGCCACTACTTCATACTTTTAAAATCGTTCCTCGTTTTCTGCGCGACCCGATTTATAATTGGGTTGCCCGCAACCGCTATCGGTGGTTTGGAAAGAAGGATGAATGTTGGATACCAACACCTGACTTAAAGAATCGCTTTTTGGATAATCTGCAATTGTGA
- a CDS encoding gliding motility-associated C-terminal domain-containing protein — MRRIGFIFLISVVTFLSVISVSTVSATHLRAGEIVAERVLPQCFTRRFRITVTVYTNTGSPVLFGGEMDYLDFGDGSPRILVPETPNIIDPALGPGIGKASFTIEHDYPGEGRYTISYLEPNRNGGVLNMDNSISTTFYLETQINLDPFFCNKFTPRLLIPPIDRGCVGVAFFHNPGAFDPDGDSLSYEFVVPLRDKNQTVANYRDPNHPSFYNNFPTGNEQGTGPPTFTINPVDGTIIWDAPGRQGEYNIAFIIVEWRKVNGIWFRLGFVRRDMQIIVEDCNNERPDLIVPEDVCVVAGTTLTATIFGIDPENHPVKIEAFSEIFALGFPSPATFSPVPGPNDFQPSNPPAQLQFTWNTSCVHVKELFYQVVFKITDNPPQGPRLVTFKTWRIKVVAPPPIWNTATVNFADRSANLDWQNYACARPGASIQVWRKVDSINFTPDDCQTGMPAFLGYSLIGQVPSSQTQFTNTGLDAGARYCYRLVAVFPLPGGGESYVSQEICIPPILADAPVITHVTIDKTSTNDGEIRVSWRSPFDADPAQFPKEPYGYDYRLERAEGFTGTNYVPVHSGTLPGDTTFLDTDLDTENRIFNYRVVAFSQGQPFDQSAPASTVRLELRPSSRQMELTWSAAVPWSNQIQSFPEHYIYRGPEGATESELVLIAQKNIFERGFYFLDEGLDDNTVYCYRVMTRGSYGNPEIDVPQDNFSQIICAQPLDEDPPCEPVLVLEEFDCNDYRFQEACNSNTFSNTLRWNRPTDVECLSDTRSYNIYVASTKDGTYSLLATNVRDTFYVDSNLPSFARCYKITALDRSGNESGFSNEVCFENCPYYELPNIFTPNGDNCNDEFRAWGFVPPVGEENPGPNVLCNSADPNSETFRIKCARFVEQVDVKIYNRWGNEVYAYSGRKNDENGIYIRWNGIDKNGNALASAVYYYVANVTFDMADPAKRNQTIKGWVHLVR; from the coding sequence ATGAGAAGAATAGGCTTCATATTCCTGATTTCCGTAGTTACATTTTTATCAGTAATCTCAGTATCTACTGTAAGTGCAACCCATTTAAGGGCTGGAGAAATTGTGGCTGAGCGGGTTCTTCCGCAATGCTTTACACGAAGATTCCGAATAACCGTAACCGTTTATACCAATACCGGCTCGCCCGTACTCTTTGGTGGCGAAATGGATTACCTGGATTTTGGTGACGGTTCTCCTCGCATTCTTGTTCCTGAAACCCCAAATATAATTGATCCCGCCCTTGGTCCAGGAATTGGTAAGGCTTCCTTTACAATCGAGCATGATTATCCTGGTGAGGGAAGGTACACCATAAGTTACCTTGAGCCAAATCGAAATGGTGGGGTATTAAATATGGATAACTCTATCTCAACGACATTTTACTTAGAGACTCAGATTAACTTGGATCCTTTTTTTTGTAATAAATTTACCCCTAGGCTTCTAATACCCCCCATCGACCGTGGGTGTGTTGGTGTTGCTTTTTTTCATAACCCCGGTGCTTTCGATCCGGATGGAGACAGTTTATCATACGAGTTTGTGGTGCCCCTCCGCGATAAAAATCAAACCGTTGCCAACTACAGAGACCCCAATCACCCCAGCTTTTACAATAATTTTCCCACTGGAAATGAGCAAGGTACCGGCCCACCAACATTTACGATCAATCCTGTAGACGGGACTATTATTTGGGATGCACCCGGCCGGCAGGGTGAGTACAATATTGCTTTTATAATTGTTGAATGGCGAAAAGTAAATGGCATCTGGTTCAGGTTGGGTTTTGTTCGCAGAGATATGCAGATTATAGTGGAAGACTGCAACAATGAACGACCTGATTTAATTGTTCCAGAAGATGTATGCGTGGTGGCAGGCACTACGTTAACGGCCACTATTTTCGGTATCGACCCTGAAAACCATCCCGTAAAAATTGAAGCCTTTTCTGAAATTTTTGCCTTAGGGTTCCCTTCACCGGCAACCTTTAGTCCGGTTCCGGGACCAAACGATTTTCAACCTTCCAATCCTCCGGCACAACTTCAGTTTACATGGAATACATCGTGTGTTCATGTAAAAGAACTCTTTTATCAGGTGGTGTTCAAAATAACCGACAACCCGCCCCAAGGCCCCCGGTTGGTAACCTTTAAAACCTGGCGCATAAAAGTAGTGGCACCGCCACCCATTTGGAATACGGCTACCGTAAATTTTGCCGATCGAAGTGCTAACCTTGATTGGCAGAACTACGCCTGCGCACGGCCGGGTGCTTCTATTCAAGTATGGCGCAAGGTGGATAGCATAAACTTTACCCCCGATGATTGTCAAACCGGTATGCCTGCTTTTCTCGGCTATTCTTTAATAGGGCAGGTACCATCTTCGCAAACACAATTTACCAATACCGGTCTGGATGCGGGTGCGCGCTATTGCTACCGGCTTGTGGCGGTTTTTCCGTTACCGGGCGGAGGTGAAAGTTATGTGTCGCAGGAAATATGTATACCACCCATATTGGCTGATGCACCGGTTATTACGCATGTAACCATCGACAAGACATCCACAAATGATGGCGAAATTCGGGTAAGCTGGCGTTCACCTTTTGATGCCGACCCGGCTCAATTCCCTAAGGAGCCCTATGGCTATGATTACCGCTTAGAGCGTGCCGAAGGATTTACCGGTACGAATTACGTTCCGGTTCATTCGGGTACATTACCAGGCGATACAACCTTTCTCGATACCGACCTGGATACGGAAAATCGAATTTTTAACTATCGCGTAGTCGCTTTTTCGCAAGGTCAACCTTTTGATCAATCGGCTCCAGCCTCTACCGTCCGGCTTGAACTACGACCATCATCGCGACAAATGGAATTAACCTGGTCAGCCGCAGTTCCATGGTCTAACCAGATACAATCATTTCCGGAGCACTATATATACAGAGGTCCGGAAGGTGCCACGGAAAGTGAACTGGTTCTGATCGCCCAGAAAAACATATTTGAAAGAGGTTTTTATTTTTTAGATGAAGGACTTGATGACAACACCGTTTATTGCTACCGGGTAATGACACGGGGTAGCTATGGTAATCCAGAGATTGATGTGCCTCAGGATAATTTTTCACAAATTATTTGTGCGCAACCTTTAGATGAAGATCCACCTTGTGAGCCTGTACTTGTTCTTGAAGAATTTGACTGTAACGATTATCGCTTTCAGGAAGCTTGTAATTCCAATACGTTTAGTAATACCTTGCGATGGAATCGTCCTACAGACGTAGAGTGTCTTTCCGATACCCGCAGCTACAATATTTATGTGGCATCAACCAAGGATGGAACATATTCTTTACTGGCAACTAATGTGCGTGATACTTTTTATGTCGATTCAAATTTACCATCCTTTGCACGATGCTATAAAATTACAGCTCTGGATCGCTCAGGAAATGAAAGCGGGTTTAGTAATGAAGTGTGTTTTGAGAATTGTCCCTACTATGAGTTACCAAACATCTTCACACCTAACGGAGATAATTGCAACGATGAATTCAGAGCGTGGGGATTTGTGCCACCGGTGGGTGAAGAAAACCCCGGCCCAAACGTGCTTTGCAACAGTGCAGATCCAAACTCAGAGACCTTTCGAATAAAATGTGCTCGATTTGTTGAACAGGTGGATGTCAAAATCTACAACCGGTGGGGAAATGAAGTATATGCCTACTCGGGAAGAAAAAATGATGAAAACGGAATCTATATCCGGTGGAATGGTATAGATAAAAATGGTAACGCACTGGCCTCTGCTGTGTATTATTATGTTGCTAATGTAACCTTCGATATGGCTGACCCGGCTAAACGAAATCAAACTATTAAGGGCTGGGTTCATCTGGTGCGATGA
- the fabD gene encoding ACP S-malonyltransferase, with amino-acid sequence MRAYVFPGQGAQFTGMGKDIYDANPKAKILFDQANDVLGFDITSIMFNGTADELKQTRVTQPAIFIHSVASALSHDSFSPNMVAGHSLGEFSALVANKALSYEDGLKLVYKRAMAMQRACEINPSTMAAILGLDDAKVEEICASITDEIVVAANYNCPGQLVISGSIKGIEIACEKMKAAGAKRALPLQVGGAFHSPLMEPAREELAAAIETTHFSTPVCPVYQNVNASPSSDVNTIKKNLIAQLTAPVRWTQSVQKMVADGGTTFIECGPGKVLQGLVKKIAPHVEAMSI; translated from the coding sequence ATGAGAGCATACGTTTTCCCTGGCCAGGGTGCACAGTTTACCGGAATGGGTAAAGATATTTACGATGCCAACCCCAAAGCCAAAATTTTGTTTGATCAGGCCAATGATGTGTTGGGGTTTGACATCACTTCCATTATGTTTAATGGAACTGCCGATGAGCTAAAACAAACCCGTGTTACACAACCCGCTATCTTTATTCATTCGGTTGCCAGTGCATTGTCTCATGATTCGTTTTCGCCCAATATGGTAGCCGGACATTCCTTAGGAGAATTTTCTGCGCTCGTTGCCAATAAAGCACTCTCGTATGAAGACGGTTTAAAACTTGTATACAAACGCGCCATGGCCATGCAACGCGCCTGTGAAATTAATCCTTCAACTATGGCCGCTATACTGGGTTTGGATGACGCTAAAGTTGAAGAAATATGTGCTTCCATTACCGATGAGATTGTTGTGGCAGCTAACTACAATTGCCCGGGTCAGTTAGTTATCTCCGGCTCCATAAAAGGAATTGAAATTGCCTGCGAAAAAATGAAAGCAGCTGGAGCAAAACGTGCACTTCCGCTACAGGTAGGCGGGGCGTTTCACTCCCCTTTAATGGAACCTGCCCGCGAAGAACTTGCAGCAGCCATTGAAACCACTCACTTCAGTACACCCGTTTGCCCGGTGTATCAAAATGTAAATGCTTCACCATCATCTGATGTTAACACCATCAAAAAAAATCTGATTGCACAACTCACCGCCCCTGTTCGGTGGACCCAATCGGTACAGAAGATGGTGGCTGATGGTGGCACAACCTTTATTGAATGCGGGCCCGGTAAAGTACTTCAGGGCCTTGTGAAGAAAATAGCACCCCACGTGGAAGCCATGAGTATCTAG